The following coding sequences lie in one Rhabdothermincola sediminis genomic window:
- the truB gene encoding tRNA pseudouridine(55) synthase TruB, with amino-acid sequence MGRGARSGPDGLVVVDKPPGWTSHDVVAKCRKLLGTRRVGHSGTLDPDATGVLLVGVGRVTRLLRFLTALPKSYTCEIVLGVETSTLDASGEVTATHAMAVTPDDVRVAAEALTGEILQVPPMVSAVQVGGRRLHELAREGREVERAPRPVTVWRFEVTPTGDPLVYQASVTCSSGTYVRSLAADLGAALGGGAHLRHLRRTAIGSFTEAEAWPVEQVGPEVLLAPAAALRDYPQVRVDERVAAEVGVGKVLDRSRLGVGEGEGPWAVLDAGGALLAVYELHRAGTVKPAVVVAPAGRGSSGGRAQG; translated from the coding sequence GTGGGACGAGGGGCGCGCTCGGGGCCTGATGGCTTGGTGGTGGTCGACAAGCCGCCAGGCTGGACCTCCCACGACGTCGTGGCGAAGTGCCGCAAGCTGCTCGGCACGCGCCGGGTCGGTCATTCGGGCACGCTGGACCCCGACGCCACAGGGGTGCTGCTCGTCGGGGTCGGTCGGGTCACCCGCCTGCTGCGATTCCTGACCGCGCTGCCGAAGTCCTACACCTGCGAGATCGTGCTCGGGGTCGAGACCTCCACCCTGGACGCTTCCGGCGAGGTGACCGCCACCCACGCGATGGCGGTCACGCCGGATGACGTGCGTGTGGCCGCGGAGGCGCTCACGGGTGAGATCCTGCAGGTGCCGCCGATGGTGTCGGCGGTGCAGGTCGGTGGGCGCCGGCTGCACGAGCTGGCCCGCGAGGGCCGGGAGGTGGAGCGAGCGCCGCGGCCGGTCACGGTGTGGCGCTTCGAGGTGACCCCGACCGGGGATCCGCTGGTGTACCAGGCATCGGTGACCTGCTCGTCGGGCACCTACGTGCGTAGCCTCGCCGCGGACCTCGGCGCGGCGCTCGGGGGCGGAGCCCACCTTCGCCACCTGCGGCGCACGGCCATCGGGTCCTTCACCGAGGCCGAGGCGTGGCCCGTCGAGCAGGTCGGGCCGGAGGTGCTGCTGGCGCCCGCCGCGGCGTTGCGCGACTACCCGCAGGTGCGGGTCGACGAGCGGGTGGCGGCGGAGGTGGGGGTGGGCAAGGTGCTCGACCGTAGCCGGCTGGGGGTGGGTGAGGGCGAAGGTCCGTGGGCGGTGCTCGACGCCGGCGGTGCGCTGCTCGCGGTCTACGAGCTCCACCGCGCGGGAACGGTGAAGCCGGCGGTGGTGGTGGCCCCGGCAGGCCGGGGATCGTCCGGCGGCCGGGCGCAGGGTTAG
- the rbfA gene encoding 30S ribosome-binding factor RbfA translates to MTGRRWSGGGRGFPRTARVNELLREIIADALEAIDDDRLELLTITGVEVDRDLRRAVVYYDSLRGEEGDPVVLEALGAHRVRLQASINRQAHLRRTPELSFRPDPAVRSGERIDELLRGIHRAGEPGEPGGQGDHER, encoded by the coding sequence GTGACCGGGCGAAGATGGTCCGGCGGCGGCCGGGGATTCCCGCGCACGGCGCGGGTCAACGAGCTACTGCGGGAGATCATCGCCGACGCGCTCGAGGCGATCGACGACGACCGCTTGGAGCTGCTGACCATCACCGGGGTGGAGGTCGACCGCGACCTGCGCCGCGCGGTCGTCTACTACGACTCGCTCCGGGGAGAGGAGGGCGATCCGGTGGTGCTCGAGGCGCTGGGTGCGCACCGGGTCCGGTTGCAGGCGAGCATCAACCGGCAGGCTCACCTGCGTCGCACCCCTGAGCTGTCCTTCCGGCCCGATCCTGCGGTCCGCTCGGGGGAGCGGATCGACGAGTTGCTGCGAGGCATCCACCGCGCCGGCGAGCCGGGCGAGCCGGGCGGGCAGGGCGACCACGAGCGCTGA